In the genome of Notamacropus eugenii isolate mMacEug1 chromosome 5, mMacEug1.pri_v2, whole genome shotgun sequence, one region contains:
- the ALG11 gene encoding GDP-Man:Man(3)GlcNAc(2)-PP-Dol alpha-1,2-mannosyltransferase isoform X2, whose protein sequence is MAVGMQDSLLSKFLRLFYSFLFPGLIICGILCFCLFVVLWRIRATLRKMTLSEYRNKKNQMVIAFFHPYCNAGGGGERVLWCALRALQKKYHEATYVVYTGDEDVTGEQILDDAFRRFNIKLVHPVKFVFLRKRYLVEASLYPHFTLLGQSLGSILLGWEALWKCRPDVYIDSMGYAFTLPLFKYLGDCKVGCYVHYPTISTDMLSVVRNQNAAFNNATFITRNFLLSKVKLFYYYLFALIYGLVGSCSDVVMVNSSWTLNHILSLWKVHSCCRIVYPPCDVKTFLDIPLHEKQTASEAMVVSVGQFRPEKNHALQIRAFAKLLEKMVTEHPPSLKLILIGGCRNRDDEHRVNQLKKLCEDLGVQEYVEFQINIPFEEFKYYLSRATIGLHTMWNEHFGIGVVECMAAGTVILAHNSGGPKLDIVVPYEGNKTGFLAENEEDYAETMAHILCMSPEKRLQIRKNARQSVSRFSDQEFEVRFLSSVTKLFPN, encoded by the exons ATGGCGGTGGGGATGCAGGATTCGCTTCTGTCCAAGTTTTTGAG aCTTTtttactcctttctatttcctggGCTGATTATTTGCGGAAttctatgtttttgtttgttcgttGTTCTTTGGCGAATCAGAGCAACACTGAGAAAGATGACATTGTCGGagtacagaaataaaaaaaatcagatggtGATTGCATTTTTTCATCCATACTGCAATGCTGGCggtggaggagagagagtttTGTGGTGTGCCCTAAGAGCTTTGCAGAAAAA gtatcatgaAGCAACTTATGTTGTTTATACTGGTGATGAGGATGTCACTGGTGAACAAATTCTCGATGATGCTTTTAGAAGATTCAACATCAAATTAGTCCATCCAGTGAAGTTTGTGTTTTTAAGAAAACGGTATCTTGTGGAAGCATCcctctatcctcattttactttaCTGGGCCAGAGCCTTGGGTCCATTCTTCTTGGCTGGGAAGCTCTTTGGAAGTGCAGGCCTGATGTTTACATCGATTCCATGGGCTATGCTTTTACACTACCACTGTTTAAATATTTAGGAGACTGCAAAGTTGGGTGTTATGTCCACTATCCCACCATCAGTACTGATATGCTCTCTGTTGTGAGAAATCAAAATGCTGCATTTAACAATGCAACCTTTATTACAAGAAATTTTTTACTCAGCAAAGTGAAACTCTTCTACTATTATTTATTTGCTTTGATTTATGGATTGGTTGGATCTTGCAGTGATGTAGTCATGGTCAATTCTTCCTGGACTCTAAACCATATTCTATCCCTCTGGAAGGTCCACAGTTGTTGTCGCATTGTTTATCCCCCTTGTGATGTGAAGACATTTCTGGACATTCCATTACATGAAAAGCAGACAGCCTCGGAAGCTATGGTGGTGTCTGTTGGCCAATTCAGGCCTGAAAAGAACCACGCTTTGCAGATCAGAGCCTTTGCAAAGTTGCTGGAAAAGATGGTTACAGAGCATCCTCCTTCACTTAAACTCATCCTCATTGGAGGTTGTCGTAACAGAGATGATGAACATCGGGTAAATCAACTTAAAAAGCTTTGTGAAGACCTAGGAGTTCAGGAATATGTGGAGTTTCAAATCAATATTCCATTTGAAGAATTCAAGTATTATTTGTCAAGAGCAACAATTGGCCTTCACACTATGTGGAACGAGCATTTTGGGATTG GAGTTGTGGAATGTATGGCTGCTGGGACAGTGATTCTGGCTCACAATTCAGGAGGCCCAAAGCTTGATATTGTTGTACCTTATGAAGGTAACAAAACTGGATTCctggcagaaaatgaagaagattATGCTGAAACTATGGCCCATATTCTTTGTATGTCTCCTGAGAAGAGGCTTCAAATAAGGAAGAATGCTCGGCAGTCTGTAAGCAGATTTTCTGATCAAGAATTTGAAGTGAGATTCCTATCATCTGTGACGAAGTTATTCCCTAACTAA
- the ALG11 gene encoding GDP-Man:Man(3)GlcNAc(2)-PP-Dol alpha-1,2-mannosyltransferase isoform X3 — translation MTLSEYRNKKNQMVIAFFHPYCNAGGGGERVLWCALRALQKKYHEATYVVYTGDEDVTGEQILDDAFRRFNIKLVHPVKFVFLRKRYLVEASLYPHFTLLGQSLGSILLGWEALWKCRPDVYIDSMGYAFTLPLFKYLGDCKVGCYVHYPTISTDMLSVVRNQNAAFNNATFITRNFLLSKVKLFYYYLFALIYGLVGSCSDVVMVNSSWTLNHILSLWKVHSCCRIVYPPCDVKTFLDIPLHEKQTASEAMVVSVGQFRPEKNHALQIRAFAKLLEKMVTEHPPSLKLILIGGCRNRDDEHRVNQLKKLCEDLGVQEYVEFQINIPFEEFKYYLSRATIGLHTMWNEHFGIGVVECMAAGTVILAHNSGGPKLDIVVPYEGNKTGFLAENEEDYAETMAHILCMSPEKRLQIRKNARQSVSRFSDQEFEVRFLSSVTKLFPN, via the exons ATGACATTGTCGGagtacagaaataaaaaaaatcagatggtGATTGCATTTTTTCATCCATACTGCAATGCTGGCggtggaggagagagagtttTGTGGTGTGCCCTAAGAGCTTTGCAGAAAAA gtatcatgaAGCAACTTATGTTGTTTATACTGGTGATGAGGATGTCACTGGTGAACAAATTCTCGATGATGCTTTTAGAAGATTCAACATCAAATTAGTCCATCCAGTGAAGTTTGTGTTTTTAAGAAAACGGTATCTTGTGGAAGCATCcctctatcctcattttactttaCTGGGCCAGAGCCTTGGGTCCATTCTTCTTGGCTGGGAAGCTCTTTGGAAGTGCAGGCCTGATGTTTACATCGATTCCATGGGCTATGCTTTTACACTACCACTGTTTAAATATTTAGGAGACTGCAAAGTTGGGTGTTATGTCCACTATCCCACCATCAGTACTGATATGCTCTCTGTTGTGAGAAATCAAAATGCTGCATTTAACAATGCAACCTTTATTACAAGAAATTTTTTACTCAGCAAAGTGAAACTCTTCTACTATTATTTATTTGCTTTGATTTATGGATTGGTTGGATCTTGCAGTGATGTAGTCATGGTCAATTCTTCCTGGACTCTAAACCATATTCTATCCCTCTGGAAGGTCCACAGTTGTTGTCGCATTGTTTATCCCCCTTGTGATGTGAAGACATTTCTGGACATTCCATTACATGAAAAGCAGACAGCCTCGGAAGCTATGGTGGTGTCTGTTGGCCAATTCAGGCCTGAAAAGAACCACGCTTTGCAGATCAGAGCCTTTGCAAAGTTGCTGGAAAAGATGGTTACAGAGCATCCTCCTTCACTTAAACTCATCCTCATTGGAGGTTGTCGTAACAGAGATGATGAACATCGGGTAAATCAACTTAAAAAGCTTTGTGAAGACCTAGGAGTTCAGGAATATGTGGAGTTTCAAATCAATATTCCATTTGAAGAATTCAAGTATTATTTGTCAAGAGCAACAATTGGCCTTCACACTATGTGGAACGAGCATTTTGGGATTG GAGTTGTGGAATGTATGGCTGCTGGGACAGTGATTCTGGCTCACAATTCAGGAGGCCCAAAGCTTGATATTGTTGTACCTTATGAAGGTAACAAAACTGGATTCctggcagaaaatgaagaagattATGCTGAAACTATGGCCCATATTCTTTGTATGTCTCCTGAGAAGAGGCTTCAAATAAGGAAGAATGCTCGGCAGTCTGTAAGCAGATTTTCTGATCAAGAATTTGAAGTGAGATTCCTATCATCTGTGACGAAGTTATTCCCTAACTAA
- the ALG11 gene encoding GDP-Man:Man(3)GlcNAc(2)-PP-Dol alpha-1,2-mannosyltransferase isoform X1: MRQLGLSDLPKVTQPVSVKYLRLFYSFLFPGLIICGILCFCLFVVLWRIRATLRKMTLSEYRNKKNQMVIAFFHPYCNAGGGGERVLWCALRALQKKYHEATYVVYTGDEDVTGEQILDDAFRRFNIKLVHPVKFVFLRKRYLVEASLYPHFTLLGQSLGSILLGWEALWKCRPDVYIDSMGYAFTLPLFKYLGDCKVGCYVHYPTISTDMLSVVRNQNAAFNNATFITRNFLLSKVKLFYYYLFALIYGLVGSCSDVVMVNSSWTLNHILSLWKVHSCCRIVYPPCDVKTFLDIPLHEKQTASEAMVVSVGQFRPEKNHALQIRAFAKLLEKMVTEHPPSLKLILIGGCRNRDDEHRVNQLKKLCEDLGVQEYVEFQINIPFEEFKYYLSRATIGLHTMWNEHFGIGVVECMAAGTVILAHNSGGPKLDIVVPYEGNKTGFLAENEEDYAETMAHILCMSPEKRLQIRKNARQSVSRFSDQEFEVRFLSSVTKLFPN; encoded by the exons atgaggcagttggggttaagtgacttgcccaaggtcacacagccagtgagcgtcaaatatctgag aCTTTtttactcctttctatttcctggGCTGATTATTTGCGGAAttctatgtttttgtttgttcgttGTTCTTTGGCGAATCAGAGCAACACTGAGAAAGATGACATTGTCGGagtacagaaataaaaaaaatcagatggtGATTGCATTTTTTCATCCATACTGCAATGCTGGCggtggaggagagagagtttTGTGGTGTGCCCTAAGAGCTTTGCAGAAAAA gtatcatgaAGCAACTTATGTTGTTTATACTGGTGATGAGGATGTCACTGGTGAACAAATTCTCGATGATGCTTTTAGAAGATTCAACATCAAATTAGTCCATCCAGTGAAGTTTGTGTTTTTAAGAAAACGGTATCTTGTGGAAGCATCcctctatcctcattttactttaCTGGGCCAGAGCCTTGGGTCCATTCTTCTTGGCTGGGAAGCTCTTTGGAAGTGCAGGCCTGATGTTTACATCGATTCCATGGGCTATGCTTTTACACTACCACTGTTTAAATATTTAGGAGACTGCAAAGTTGGGTGTTATGTCCACTATCCCACCATCAGTACTGATATGCTCTCTGTTGTGAGAAATCAAAATGCTGCATTTAACAATGCAACCTTTATTACAAGAAATTTTTTACTCAGCAAAGTGAAACTCTTCTACTATTATTTATTTGCTTTGATTTATGGATTGGTTGGATCTTGCAGTGATGTAGTCATGGTCAATTCTTCCTGGACTCTAAACCATATTCTATCCCTCTGGAAGGTCCACAGTTGTTGTCGCATTGTTTATCCCCCTTGTGATGTGAAGACATTTCTGGACATTCCATTACATGAAAAGCAGACAGCCTCGGAAGCTATGGTGGTGTCTGTTGGCCAATTCAGGCCTGAAAAGAACCACGCTTTGCAGATCAGAGCCTTTGCAAAGTTGCTGGAAAAGATGGTTACAGAGCATCCTCCTTCACTTAAACTCATCCTCATTGGAGGTTGTCGTAACAGAGATGATGAACATCGGGTAAATCAACTTAAAAAGCTTTGTGAAGACCTAGGAGTTCAGGAATATGTGGAGTTTCAAATCAATATTCCATTTGAAGAATTCAAGTATTATTTGTCAAGAGCAACAATTGGCCTTCACACTATGTGGAACGAGCATTTTGGGATTG GAGTTGTGGAATGTATGGCTGCTGGGACAGTGATTCTGGCTCACAATTCAGGAGGCCCAAAGCTTGATATTGTTGTACCTTATGAAGGTAACAAAACTGGATTCctggcagaaaatgaagaagattATGCTGAAACTATGGCCCATATTCTTTGTATGTCTCCTGAGAAGAGGCTTCAAATAAGGAAGAATGCTCGGCAGTCTGTAAGCAGATTTTCTGATCAAGAATTTGAAGTGAGATTCCTATCATCTGTGACGAAGTTATTCCCTAACTAA